TTCAGCTTCGTGTCCAGGGCATAGAGCTTGAAGAAGTAGCGGTGCGGCTTGCCCGGGGGCGGACAGGGCCCGCCGTAGCCAATCCTCCGGAAATCATTCGTTCCCTGGTGTCCTCCGCCGGGAAGGTCGGCGGTCTTGGCGACGTTCTCCGGCAACTGGCGAGTGGCGGCGGGCAGGTCCCAGGCGACCCAGTGCACCCAGGTGCCGACGGGAGCGTCGGGGTCGTCGGCGATGAGGGCGAAGCTCTGTGTTTTCTGGGGCGCCTCACCCCAGGAGAGTGCGGGGGAGATGTCCGCACCCTCGCAGGTGTATTGCCGCGAGATGTCGGCACCTTCCTTGAAGGCGGACGACTGCAGGGAGAAAGACATGGGGCCTCCTTTCTGGGCAAAAAGAGTTGCGGCCAAGAGGGTGACGAGGAGAAGAGGAGCAAGACGGAACATGGGCGACTCCGGCCAGGTGAGGTGGGGAGAATGGTACACCTTCTTTTTTCAGAGTGGGGTGCCCCGCATCTCTTCGTCCGGGCCACCCGCCCAGCTTCCGAAGTTGTCTACCCGGGCTGGTTGGAATCGCTCGGTCGCTGGTGAGGAGGGGGATTAATGAGATGGTCCGCCGCTCAATCAGCCGGATGGGATGATCGAGCACGACAGGAGGACCATCTCAACAGTTATCCAGGACGTCCAAATCCTATCGGGCCGGCCGATCTCTTCAAAGACATGCAGCCGTTCGCGAATCAGATGGAGATCGACTGGAGATGATTCTGAAGACAGTCGAAGCCTGGTTTTCGGGGAGCAGGTCACGTGGTTGTCCCAGTCTGGTCGTCTTTTCCAGGTGCCCTGGGACCGACGTCAGGGATAATGGCGACAGCGCAGATGGATAAGGCGGTCATCAACAGAAACCGACGCGACAAGAGTCTTGCGCAGTCGGCGGAGGAGCTCCGGCACCTTCCGGGCTTTTTACTCGGCTTGGCATTGCTGCTGGCGGTGGTCAGTTATTGGCCGGCACTGGATTACGGCTTCATTTATGACGACACCCAGCAAATCGTCGAGAATCCTGCGCTAAGGTCCTGGAGCTACCTGCCACAATACTTCACCGCCAACGTGTGGGCGGGCGTCTTTCCCGGGGGTGGGGGCAACTATTACCGGCCATTATTCTTGCTGTGGCTGCGCCTCAATCACATCCTGTTTGAAACCGCGCCCTGGGGCTGGCATCTGACCAGTCTGCTCGCGCACCTGGCCGCGACGGGGATGTTCTTCCTCGTATTGCGGCAGTGGA
This genomic stretch from Terriglobia bacterium harbors:
- a CDS encoding YbhB/YbcL family Raf kinase inhibitor-like protein, with the protein product MSFSLQSSAFKEGADISRQYTCEGADISPALSWGEAPQKTQSFALIADDPDAPVGTWVHWVAWDLPAATRQLPENVAKTADLPGGGHQGTNDFRRIGYGGPCPPPGKPHRYFFKLYALDTKLNLKAGAAKRDVEQAMKGRVLAEAQLMGKYQRGR